A single window of Pradoshia eiseniae DNA harbors:
- a CDS encoding RNA polymerase sigma factor gives MTQQRKRWTEKEDQFLRGSVKTKSVKEIAAELNKSVNSVYKRIKVLKLKEPAYRKWTAEEDEYLINTYGKCELEKIGRCLGRNKDSLMRRLHRLGMAKAKECLGITTYELAAALKIDVGSVYRWMKDRGLPYRTAYARERTFSLIDIQEFWAWAEENKCVINFSKIEKHSLVPEPAWVDKQRKSDFYNRPLKERQKWTAIEDERIWHLYYSQGMTHKEIGKVMGRSARAVQNRLIRIRLNRQ, from the coding sequence ATGACACAGCAAAGAAAGCGCTGGACAGAGAAAGAGGATCAATTCCTTCGAGGTTCTGTTAAAACGAAGTCAGTCAAAGAAATAGCAGCAGAACTCAATAAATCCGTTAATTCTGTTTATAAAAGGATAAAGGTGCTGAAGTTAAAGGAGCCTGCCTACCGTAAATGGACTGCCGAGGAAGATGAGTATCTCATTAATACATATGGCAAGTGTGAGCTCGAGAAAATAGGCAGGTGCCTTGGCCGAAACAAAGACTCGCTTATGAGGAGGCTGCATAGACTCGGTATGGCCAAGGCGAAAGAATGCCTTGGGATTACCACATATGAACTGGCAGCAGCACTGAAAATAGACGTAGGTTCCGTATATCGCTGGATGAAAGATAGAGGCCTGCCGTATAGGACGGCATATGCAAGAGAAAGGACGTTTTCACTGATTGATATTCAGGAATTCTGGGCCTGGGCAGAGGAAAATAAGTGTGTCATCAACTTCTCGAAAATCGAGAAACATTCTTTGGTTCCTGAGCCGGCGTGGGTAGACAAACAGAGAAAGAGTGATTTTTATAACCGTCCATTAAAAGAAAGACAAAAATGGACTGCGATAGAGGATGAACGCATTTGGCATTTATATTACTCTCAAGGAATGACTCATAAGGAAATCGGAAAGGTTATGGGGCGTTCGGCTAGAGCTGTACAAAATCGTTTAATTCGTATCCGCTTAAATAGGCAATAA
- a CDS encoding NUDIX domain-containing protein — MELIKEIYDDGFEQNADQAYRVRKAARAVVINDRDEIALLFVTNGNYHKLPGGGIENNETIYDALKREVEEEVGTMIEDIEELGLTIEYRGEVAQLQISYGYKAKATGELKEPIYTEEEINDGFVLRWVPMHIAIEILKQDQPTNYIGKFIQNRDLELLMKADELFF, encoded by the coding sequence ATGGAACTTATCAAAGAGATCTACGATGATGGTTTCGAACAAAATGCGGATCAAGCGTACCGTGTTAGAAAAGCAGCTAGAGCAGTAGTCATTAATGACCGGGATGAGATAGCTCTTTTATTTGTTACGAATGGAAATTATCACAAACTGCCTGGCGGCGGTATTGAAAACAATGAGACGATTTATGATGCTTTAAAAAGAGAAGTAGAAGAAGAAGTTGGAACCATGATTGAGGATATTGAGGAATTGGGGCTTACAATCGAGTATCGAGGCGAGGTAGCTCAGCTTCAAATCTCTTACGGTTATAAGGCAAAGGCAACAGGAGAGCTGAAGGAACCAATCTATACCGAGGAAGAAATTAATGATGGATTTGTTCTGCGCTGGGTTCCCATGCATATAGCGATTGAGATCTTGAAACAAGACCAGCCCACCAACTACATCGGAAAGTTCATCCAAAACAGGGATCTAGAACTATTGATGAAAGCGGATGAGCTGTTCTTCTAG
- a CDS encoding small acid-soluble spore protein P produces MTNKRKHAIEPDKQSGQPKPMSGSHKVKNQNHSRQKNHSHHDM; encoded by the coding sequence ATGACAAATAAACGCAAGCATGCCATTGAACCAGATAAACAATCCGGCCAGCCAAAGCCGATGAGTGGCTCCCATAAGGTAAAGAATCAGAACCATTCCCGCCAAAAAAACCATTCACATCATGATATGTAA
- a CDS encoding DUF2621 domain-containing protein, producing MLEGWFLWFILFWIVFMIVFMGIGGFFMFRKFLKKLPKEDGKSDMDWEIHYVEQTKHLWGAEQKAFLEELVSPVPELFRDVARHKIAGKIGEIAINEKASSITMEILIKGYILATPKRDHKFLKKKLAEEKIDIEPYEQYFLLSNQ from the coding sequence GTGCTTGAAGGTTGGTTTCTTTGGTTCATCCTGTTTTGGATTGTCTTTATGATTGTCTTTATGGGCATAGGCGGGTTCTTTATGTTCAGAAAATTCCTGAAGAAGCTTCCAAAGGAAGATGGCAAATCTGATATGGACTGGGAAATTCATTATGTGGAACAGACCAAGCATTTATGGGGGGCTGAACAGAAGGCCTTTCTTGAAGAGCTTGTCAGCCCGGTTCCAGAGCTTTTCCGAGATGTGGCCAGACATAAGATAGCCGGGAAGATTGGGGAAATCGCGATAAATGAGAAGGCATCCTCGATAACAATGGAAATACTCATTAAAGGCTATATATTGGCAACGCCTAAACGTGATCATAAGTTTTTAAAGAAGAAGCTTGCGGAAGAGAAGATTGATATTGAGCCATATGAGCAATATTTTCTCCTATCTAATCAATGA
- a CDS encoding manganese catalase family protein has protein sequence MFLHKKELQFEAKPEKSDPLLAKQIQELIGGQFGEMSVMMQYLFQGWSVRGEGNQKYKDLILDIATEEIGHVEMLVTLVARLLDKAPVEDQEAAAKMPVIGAALSGMNPQHAIVSGLGARPADSVGNPWQGSYIISSGNLLADFRANLNAESQGRLQACRVYEMTTDQGVKDLLSVLIARDSYHQNMWAAAIAELEEKEGLLVPSTFPREKERLDLAYSLYNHSEGEYSSEGSWANGQALDGQGELRYESTPPVEGSIPMLKAAPPSTHNTLPADKDKSMM, from the coding sequence ATGTTTTTGCACAAAAAGGAGTTACAGTTCGAAGCTAAGCCTGAGAAATCTGACCCGCTATTAGCGAAACAAATCCAGGAGCTCATCGGCGGACAATTCGGTGAAATGTCTGTGATGATGCAGTACTTATTCCAAGGATGGAGTGTTAGAGGTGAAGGGAACCAGAAATATAAGGATTTAATCCTTGATATCGCCACGGAAGAAATCGGCCATGTTGAAATGCTGGTTACCCTTGTAGCGCGTCTATTGGACAAAGCACCAGTAGAGGACCAAGAAGCTGCTGCTAAAATGCCTGTCATTGGTGCGGCTTTATCCGGTATGAACCCGCAGCATGCGATTGTATCTGGTTTAGGGGCACGACCAGCTGATAGTGTCGGCAACCCATGGCAAGGCAGCTATATCATCTCAAGCGGAAACTTGCTAGCTGACTTCCGCGCCAACTTGAATGCTGAATCACAAGGAAGATTACAAGCTTGTCGCGTTTATGAAATGACAACAGACCAGGGAGTCAAGGATTTATTATCCGTCTTGATTGCCCGTGATTCTTACCACCAAAACATGTGGGCCGCTGCTATTGCGGAGCTTGAAGAGAAAGAAGGATTACTCGTACCAAGCACATTCCCGCGTGAAAAAGAACGTCTCGATCTAGCTTATTCCCTATACAATCATTCCGAAGGTGAATACAGCAGTGAAGGTTCTTGGGCAAATGGACAAGCATTGGATGGACAGGGAGAGCTTCGCTATGAGTCCACTCCTCCTGTGGAAGGCTCAATCCCGATGCTGAAAGCAGCACCACCTTCAACTCATAACACATTGCCAGCTGATAAGGATAAATCTATGATGTAA
- a CDS encoding response regulator transcription factor, whose translation MKYSILFLDDEKDIGEPLFEILKREGYNVDYFQTGEEAVEAGIAQKYDLLLLDIMLKNFNVSALNQITSGMEVARLINQVNPTPYFFISGRSDTFDVVAGLETGAAHYITKPYDLSILLATLRAFFREQERLVSVKDKDDETEIIAGDIRIDLINRLAYVNGKKVFIPDKPFAILVYLARNQNRPITKEEILQQVWGYSSSEGIQTNTVEVNIRRLRMAIGERFVRTARGEGYYLQTTEAN comes from the coding sequence ATGAAGTATTCCATCTTATTTTTAGATGATGAAAAAGATATAGGGGAGCCCCTCTTTGAGATTTTGAAAAGAGAAGGTTACAATGTCGATTATTTTCAAACAGGAGAAGAAGCCGTGGAAGCGGGCATAGCGCAGAAGTATGATCTCTTGCTGCTTGACATCATGTTGAAGAACTTTAATGTGTCTGCTCTTAATCAAATCACAAGTGGAATGGAAGTGGCTCGGCTCATTAATCAAGTAAATCCTACTCCCTACTTCTTTATATCGGGTCGCAGTGACACATTTGACGTTGTTGCAGGATTAGAGACAGGAGCAGCTCATTATATTACTAAACCATATGATTTATCTATACTGTTGGCAACTTTGAGAGCATTCTTTCGGGAACAAGAGCGTTTAGTTTCTGTGAAAGATAAGGATGATGAAACTGAGATTATCGCTGGAGATATTCGAATTGATTTGATCAATCGATTGGCATACGTAAATGGAAAGAAGGTATTCATTCCTGATAAGCCATTTGCCATCTTGGTATACTTAGCAAGAAATCAAAATCGCCCTATCACAAAAGAAGAAATCCTCCAGCAAGTCTGGGGTTATTCATCCTCTGAAGGTATACAAACGAATACTGTGGAAGTCAATATTAGGCGTTTACGAATGGCAATTGGTGAAAGGTTTGTGCGGACAGCCAGGGGCGAGGGTTATTACCTGCAGACCACAGAAGCTAACTAG